The Panicum hallii strain FIL2 chromosome 9, PHallii_v3.1, whole genome shotgun sequence genome has a window encoding:
- the LOC112874412 gene encoding NAC domain-containing protein 86-like isoform X2: MAPVSLPPGFRFHPTDEELIIYYLKRKINGKQIELEIIPEVDLYKCEPWDLPEKSFLPSKDLEWYFFSPRDRKYPNGSRTNRATKSGYWKATGKDRKVNSHRRPVGMKKTLVYYRGRAPHGSRTDWVMHEYRLDERECETDTGLQDAYALCRVFKKTAPGPKIIEHYGAVHHPIEQPQWMASSVDRSPTLDLSSDVRGDDFESSSFSFPTEAPMDSMQHGGFGMQMSAGHEDGKWMQFLSEDAFNATNPFFMNPASSNFSCLPSKVDVALECARLQHRLSLPPLEVEDFPQDVSLDTKTSILRSNPNEVDILQEFLSVASASQELINGTSNSFPAEMWPGAGTSSSSSTHYINELSSLVELGVKAKQEVDNFYHMGCIGTSAGFASKSVHVDEPVRLVEIADMEEELKEEKKQVENLRGVRLHNNDLGEIVVEGDESNPTECITQYPISDTADNSDCRRSRSPDRSH, translated from the exons ATGGCGCCCGTCAGTTTGCCTCCAGGTTTCAGGTTCCACCCCACTGATGAGGAGCTCATCATCTACTACCTTAAGAGGAAAATCAACGGGAAACAGATAGAGCTCGAAATCATTCCGGAGGTTGATCTTTACAAGTGCGAGCCCTGGGATTTGCCAG AAAAATCCTTCCTTCCAAGCAAAGACCTTGAATGGTACTTCTTCAGCCCTCGAGACCGCAAGTACCCAAATGGGTCAAGGACAAACCGTGCAACCAAATCTGGATACTGGAAGGCAACTGGGAAGGACAGAAAAGTGAACTCGCATAGGCGTCCAGTTGGAATGAAGAAGACGTTGGTGTACTATCGTGGTCGAGCTCCACATGGTTCTCGCACTGACTGGGTCATGCACGAGTACCGCCTCGACGAGAGGGAATGCGAGACTGATACCGGCTTACAG GATGCGTACGCATTATGCCGAGTGTTCAAGAAGACAGCACCTGGGCCAAAGATCATAGAGCATTATGGCGCCGTGCACCACCCCATTGAGCAACCGCAGTGGATGGCAAGTAGTGTCGACCGCTCCCCAACTCTGGACCTGTCCAGTGATGTTAGGGGCGACGACTTCGAGAGCAGCAGTTTCTCATTTCCGACCGAGGCGCCAATGGACTCGATGCAGCATGGTGGGTTCGGGATGCAGATGAGCGCTGGTCACGAGGATGGCAAATGGATGCAGTTCCTGAGTGAAGACGCCTTTAACGCCACCAATCCTTTCTTCATGAATCCAGCTTCTTCCAACTTCTCGTGCCTCCCATCCAAG GTCGATGTCGCGCTGGAGTGTGCAAGGCTGCAGCACAGACTCTCCTTGCCTCCCCTGGAGGTGGAGGACTTTCCACAGGACGTCAGCCTCGACACAAAGACAAGCATACTCCGCAGCAACCCCAACGAGGTTGACATCCTTCAAGAGTTCCTCTCCGTCGCGTCGGCCTCGCAGGAGCTAATCAACGGCACCAGCAACAGCTTCCCTGCAGAAATGTGGCCAGGTGCTGgcacaagcagcagcagcagtacccacTACATCAACGAGCTATCCTCCCTCGTTGAGCTCGGGGTGAAGGCCAAACAAGAGGTGGACAATTTCTACCATATGGGCTGCATAGGTACGTCTGCAGGATTCGCCTCGAAGTCAGTCCATGTCGATGAACCGGTTCGGTTGGTTGAGATTGCTGACATGGAGGAGGAgctcaaggaagagaagaagcaAGTGGAGAACCTTAGAGGAGTGAGGCTGCACAACAATGACCTAGGAGAG ATTGTCGTAGAAGGAGACGAAAGCAATCCAACAGAGTGCATCACACAATACCCCATATCAGACACTGCTGACaattcag ATTGCAGGAGAAGCCGGTCACCTGACCGATCCCACTGA